A stretch of Paludisphaera borealis DNA encodes these proteins:
- a CDS encoding sugar phosphate nucleotidyltransferase — translation MQVSKAVITAAGRGARQYPASDTVQKAMSPLVDRDGLTKPVLQIIAEEALASGIEEICVVVAPGDEAVYRDQFRTYANNLRAAYRDAKWADDQARKLLELEQRLTFAVQAEPKGYGHAVWCAREFVGGDSFLLLLGDHLYLSAEPRRCARQLIDLATAEGCAVSAVQATREHLIHQYGTVAGRRLAQRTDVYAIDEIVEKPNPTLAELRLQVPGLRAGHYLCFFGMHVLTPTVFELLDELVKGDVRELGQIQLTTALNILARREKYLALETKGSRFNLGVKYGGVEAQVALSMSGVDREQILAVLLEAVARIERASPR, via the coding sequence GTGCAGGTCTCGAAGGCAGTCATCACCGCGGCGGGACGGGGGGCGCGTCAGTATCCCGCGTCCGACACCGTGCAGAAGGCCATGTCGCCGCTGGTCGATCGCGACGGGCTGACCAAGCCGGTCCTCCAGATCATCGCCGAAGAGGCTCTCGCCAGCGGCATCGAAGAGATCTGCGTCGTCGTCGCGCCGGGGGACGAGGCGGTCTACCGCGACCAGTTCCGGACCTACGCCAACAACCTCCGCGCGGCGTACCGCGACGCCAAGTGGGCCGACGACCAGGCGCGCAAGCTGCTGGAACTCGAACAGCGGCTGACCTTCGCCGTCCAGGCCGAGCCCAAGGGCTACGGCCACGCGGTCTGGTGCGCCCGCGAGTTCGTCGGCGGCGACTCGTTTTTGCTCCTGCTCGGCGACCACCTCTATCTCTCGGCCGAGCCTCGCCGCTGCGCCCGGCAGTTGATCGATCTCGCCACGGCCGAGGGCTGCGCGGTCTCGGCGGTCCAGGCGACTCGCGAGCATTTGATCCACCAGTACGGCACGGTCGCCGGCCGCCGATTGGCCCAGCGGACCGACGTCTACGCGATCGACGAGATCGTCGAGAAGCCCAACCCGACGCTCGCCGAGCTTCGGCTTCAGGTCCCCGGGCTCCGCGCCGGGCATTACCTCTGCTTCTTCGGCATGCACGTCCTGACGCCGACCGTCTTCGAGCTGCTCGACGAACTGGTCAAGGGGGATGTCCGCGAGCTGGGCCAGATCCAGCTCACCACGGCCCTCAACATCCTGGCGAGGCGCGAGAAGTATCTGGCCCTGGAGACGAAGGGCTCGCGGTTCAACCTCGGCGTCAAGTACGGCGGCGTCGAGGCCCAGGTGGCTCTGTCGATGTCCGGCGTCGATCGCGAGCAAATCCTCGCCGTGCTGCTCGAAGCCGTGGCCCGCATCGAGCGGGCGAGCCCTCGCTAG